The window GCGACGCTCAAGGGGTTCTCCGTGGCATTGGTGGGTGGCTTGGACAGCCTCGCCGGTATCGCCCCGGCCGCCCTGCTCATCGCCTTGATGGAGGTTCTCGTCATCCAGTTCGTGGACCAGCAGCTGGGCCAGACCGTCCCTTTCGTGGTGATGCTCGCAGTCCTGATGCTTCGGCCGTGGGGACTGCGCGGCACGGTGGAGGAGCTCGACCGTGTCTGACGGCATCCTGCATCGTGCCCGCTACGGCACGCCGTATCTCCTCCGCGACCATTCCGACCTGGTCCGACTCCACCCCTGGTCGATCCACCGGGTCGCGGGATGGGCCCTGCTGGCGATCGTGATCCTCACCCTCCCTTTGGTCGCGTCCTCCTTCTTCGTCAACGTGGCGAACTTCGTCCTCATCGCCGCGATCGGCGCCCTGGGCCTGCAGGTCGTCACGGGAATGGCCGGCCAGCTCAGCCTGGGTCACGCCGCGTTCCTCGCCACGGGGGCCTTCCTGGCCGCCGGACTCCATCTGCACCTCTCGGTCCCGTTCTGGCTGGCCTTGCCTGCGGCGGGACTTGCCGGGGCGGCGCTGGGTCTCGTCTCCGGCCTGCCGGCGTTGCGTCTGCGGGGCCTCTACCTCGGGATCACCACACTCGCCGTCCAGTCGGTCGTCCTGACCGTCGCGCTTCGTTACCAGACCTACCTGCAGGACTCGCGCGGGACGGGTGCGGACCTCACCGTCCCCGCACCAACCCTGGGTCCCCTCCTGATGGACGACGCGGTCGCCTGGTACCCGTTCCTGATCGTATGCACGACCATCGCGGTGGTCTGGACGTCCAACACCAGGCGGTCTGTCCTCGGGAGGGCCTGGGTTGCCGTCCGAGAGGGCGAGGTCGCCGCGGAGGCTCTCGGTGTGCCGGTCCGAGGAGCCAAGGTGCTCGCATTCGTGATCAGCGGCGCCATCGGCGCGATCGCCGGAGCGATCAGCGCGTACTACTTCCGCAGCGTGAGCGTCGAGGACTTCGACCTGGTCGTCAGCGTGGAGTACCTGGCCATGATCATCATCGGTGGCTTGGGGACAGTCCAGGGTGCTGTCCTCGGCGCCGCCTTCGTGACGGCCACCCCCTTCGTCGTGGGCGAACTGGTGCTTCGACTGGGGCTGCAGCCCACACTAGGCCGACACCTGCGGAGCATCGAGCTCGGCGTGTTCGCGGTTGTCACCGTGGCGTTCCTGCTGTTCGAGCCCCGGGGCCTCAGTGGAACCTGGCGGCGGTTCAGGGCGTACTTCGAGCGCTGGCCGTACGGGTTCGTGGACGTGCAGAGGAGCCAGCGGTGAACGGAGCGACCCCCGCATCGGCAAGCGGGACTCCCATCCTTGAGCTGGAACAGGTCGAGGTGGTCTACAACAGGCTCGCCACCGCGATCACCGGCGTGACCGTGGAGGTGACGGCTGGTGGCATCACCGCGGTCCTCGGCACCAACGGCGCCGGCAAGACCACGACGCTGAAGGCGATCTCGGGCTTCCTCTCCGCCGACAACGCCGACATCGTCGACGGCCGCATCCTCCTCAACGGTGACGACATCACCGGAATGGCGCCGCATCGGGTGGCCCGCGAGGGGATCGCCCTTGTACCGGAGCGCGACAAGGTCTTCGACACCCTCACAGTGCTTGACAACCTCAGGGCATCTGCCCGCGTGCCCGACGGGGTGGAGGATGCGTTCGAGGCCTTCCCCCGACTGAAGGCGGTGGAACAGAACCTCGCCGGGTACCTCAGCGGCGGGGAGAAGCAGATGCTCGCCATGGCCATGGCGTTGTCCACGGGACCAAGTCTGCTGCTGGTTGACGAGCTGTCGTTGGGGCTCGCACCGATGATCGTCAGCACGTTGCTGCACGACCTTCGGCGAGTGCAACGGTCGAGGGGCATCTCGGTGCTTCTGGTCGAGCAGAACGCCCTTGCCGCCCTCGAGGTCGCGGACTACGGCTATGTGATCGAGGACGGGAGGATCGTCT of the Euzebya rosea genome contains:
- a CDS encoding branched-chain amino acid ABC transporter permease, giving the protein MSDGILHRARYGTPYLLRDHSDLVRLHPWSIHRVAGWALLAIVILTLPLVASSFFVNVANFVLIAAIGALGLQVVTGMAGQLSLGHAAFLATGAFLAAGLHLHLSVPFWLALPAAGLAGAALGLVSGLPALRLRGLYLGITTLAVQSVVLTVALRYQTYLQDSRGTGADLTVPAPTLGPLLMDDAVAWYPFLIVCTTIAVVWTSNTRRSVLGRAWVAVREGEVAAEALGVPVRGAKVLAFVISGAIGAIAGAISAYYFRSVSVEDFDLVVSVEYLAMIIIGGLGTVQGAVLGAAFVTATPFVVGELVLRLGLQPTLGRHLRSIELGVFAVVTVAFLLFEPRGLSGTWRRFRAYFERWPYGFVDVQRSQR
- a CDS encoding ABC transporter ATP-binding protein; the encoded protein is MNGATPASASGTPILELEQVEVVYNRLATAITGVTVEVTAGGITAVLGTNGAGKTTTLKAISGFLSADNADIVDGRILLNGDDITGMAPHRVAREGIALVPERDKVFDTLTVLDNLRASARVPDGVEDAFEAFPRLKAVEQNLAGYLSGGEKQMLAMAMALSTGPSLLLVDELSLGLAPMIVSTLLHDLRRVQRSRGISVLLVEQNALAALEVADYGYVIEDGRIVFDGTPSQLLDHGDIKEFYLGTGSADVARRSYRDVRQYRRKRRWWG